The DNA region TGCCCGACTTGGGCAGTAGGCGGACGCTGTCTTTTGCAAGCAGCGGCTCCAGGAAGGGGCGGTacagctcggcgtcgggctccATCATGATGTGCCGGCGCGGTCGCAGCAGGTCGTGCAGCTTGCGGCTCcagacgcccgcccccggGTTGAGATCGACGAGGTCGCACCCGCGGTGACGCTCGAGCGACGGGCCGACGTAGCTGAGGATGTCGTCTGCGTGTGGTCGCGTTGGAGGTCAGCAGGGCTGCTATTTGCGGCCGAGACCGATGGAGATGGGGATGGATGTCTTACCGCAGAGTCCCTCACTCACGACATTGACGCGCCAGGGCTCGGTAGCGATGGCCTTtctgcggccggcgccgcgcctccacACGCCCGTCTTCTTGAGGCGTGCGGCAACGTCTGAGTTTGAGGGCTCGTCTGAGGTTGAGGGCTCGTCTGAGGTTGAGGGCTCGTCTGCCTTggtcttggcctcgggctTGGTCTTCTTTGTCTTGGCTGGCGTCGTAGCCTTGCCGCGGAGCTGGGccccgagccgccgcgcgagcgCTGGGTGCGCATAGCGGCGTGCCAACATGAGGTGCGTGTGCTTATGGCCGGTGAATGAGCTGCGGTTGTGTGTGAGGTGAGGTCAAAGTTGGGAGCAGGCGCTGGTTCTGCGCGGACCCACTTGACGGGGGCAGATGTTTTTGTTCGTCGTCAGCCGGGGGTTCTAAAATAAGTCTTGATCACGGCTATGATGACTTGCGACAGCGATCAtcactactactactaggtagaGACACGGCATAATAGTAATAACAACtctggccatggctgcgTCAATACAGGACGAACCAGCGCGAATCAATTCAAGTCAGCTCGAGGCTCAGTGACTGCCCCGCGGCCTAGTGTGGTTGCAAGACACCAGAAGAGAcctttttatttatttatatcGCCCTCAAATGCCGGGCGTCTGGCATCTGCCGGCACCTGTTGGCGTGAGACACGCGCAGCCAGGCACAGCGAATCGAGCAGGCACCGCAACCCAAAAGGCTTCAAGACAAGGCCGCCTGCGGCGGGACTGATTACCCGGCTGCTTCTTTGTTAGTAGTGGGAAGCGCTCCTCGAAAAGAAAACCACTCAAacggcatcgtgggcatgtctcggcgtcctcgagctgaCCTGGGGAAATGTCTGAACGCCCCCGAGTGGCGACTCGGTCGTGAGCTGGCCCGGTGAGACCTCACGCATAGACCTGCAAGGGCAGTAGCAGCCTCGCTCGACGCTGGGatggccgagctggagcaaGACACGAGCCGGcacgtcggcgaggccgtcgcgatGCCTATCCGACCTTCCgttaaagtatataaagcCTCGTCGCTCACCATAACCGTAAGTCGTAAAAGGTCTAAGCCATCAGAAGCATCATTTCCAACGGAAcaaggcacacacacatcctTCAGTGAGTCCCTCGCCTCCATACTACACGCAGCCGTCCGCTGATCTCCGCAGATACAGCCTCAACAACATCAAAACTCAACACAAAATggtcaagctcgtcgccgccgccctcgcgctcctcgctgccgctgccacggccTGCGACACGgcctgcagcggcgcctcggaCCGCGACGGGCGCTGCTACTACTCGTGCACCGACAACGCGTGCCACATGTCCGGGTCGCACCACCGCGACGAGTTCCTCAACGGGCTCTCTGGGCGCGGCTACGACTGCAAGCCCGAGGGCTACAACACGTTGTCGTGCGCTAAGACGGACAACTTtggcggctgctggagccACAAGTGGACTTGCGGAGGGCAGTGCTAGGGCAATGGGGAATgagatgaggaggacgagtgaagtcgagcgaggcgatggcggcagATAATTAGTTAGTCATGGAAGGCGTCGCTTATTTTGCTCGACTAAAACCACAAAACAAGGCAATGCCATACGCCGAGCGCCGTGTCAGTGCCCTAGGCCCCCTCGCTGCCAAACTCGTTTGTCCAGTCGACCTGTTTTTGAACGTCCTCCTGGGATACGGTCGGGTGCGAGTCCTCCAGTGCCACTTCAAAGTCTTTGAGCGATACGTCCggggccagcagctcgtccgagttgacgtcgtcgtaTGTCATTTCAATCTTGTCTGGATCGCCCGGTGAGCACGGTGTAAGCATCCGCTTGCCTTCTTTCATGACCTGCGGTAGTTAGCATGATGTCCCTGTGGCAAACTCGGAGCAGAGGCGCCGGTGACCATTCGTCACTCACCGGCTTAAAGTGCGTTGCTTGCAGAATCTTGCGCACTGGCCGCATCAGCGCGTGCTGCACCACGTTGGCAATGTCGCTGCCGGAGAAGCCCTCCGACTTGTTGGCCAGGATGTTATAGTCTCCCGACTGCAGCGCCGTGTCCgtgtcgccgacggccagcctgaacatgcgcgcgcggccgttgATGTCGGGCAGGCCGATGTGCACGCGCCGTTGAAACCGTCGCCGGATGGCCGCGTCCAGCTGCCACGGGATGTTGGTCGCCCCCAGCACCAGGATGCCCTTGCTGTCGTTCCCCACGCCGTCCATCTGCACCAGAATCTCCGTCTTgatgcgccgcgacgctTCTGactcgccttcgccgcgggGCCCGCACAGAGCGTCGATTtcgtcgatgaagatgaCTGACGGCTTGTTCTCTCGTGCCATCGAGAAGAGTGCCTTGACGAGTCTGATCGGTCAGCCAGGCCCGCGCATCGCGCCCGAGGAGGTGTCCGCCTACCTTTCACTCTCACCCATCCACTTGCTCACCAGGTCGGAGCTGCTAATGCTGAAGAACGTGCTGTTTGCCTCAGTGGCCACCGCCTTGGCGAGGTAGCTTTTGCCGGTACCCGGTGGGCCGTATAGCAGAATGCCCTTCCACGCTTGTCGTTTCCCCTGGAAGAGGCTCGGAAATTTGATGGGCAGCACCACGGCTTCCTTAAGTGTCTCCTTGGCGCCCTCGAGACCGGCAATGTCCTCCCACCGCACATTGGGCCTCTCCTGCAGAATGGCTCCCGACAGCGCGTTGCGCAGCTTCTTGCTGTCGTCATCCTCAGGCGcacccttgcccttgcccgtgCTTGACCCGTTGGCGCCCATcagggccttgccgccgttggcattgtccgcctcggcggcgaggaactgcttgagcttctcggcgcGGTCCAGGTACGTGGCCATTTTCTcctgcatcgtcgccttGAGTGCCTTGTTCTTCTCCCATTTTAGCGCCTTGACCCAGAGCTCCATCGATGACATGTACAGGTCAAACGCCTTTTGATACTCCTTGGCGTGGTCCGCCGCGATGGCCTTTTGCACCTCGGCGATGGCCCGGTCCCGGAAGTTGGTCGacatgtcggcgacgggcgtcgggcggcggaggaaaAGGTGCTCGAGGAATCAGGTGGGAGCTCGGTGTCGGAGAGGGTCGTTCAGAGATCGGAGAGCACAGACCGCGCTCGGCTGGAGGACGTGGAAGACGCGCGATGGTGACGAGATGCGACGAGGTAACGTCAGACTGCGGATTGGCGGGGTAACATGTAGGTATCGGggcctggtggcggcgctgatAGGGGCGTGGTGGGGCACGCCAACCTCGAATGCCAAGTTCTATGGATCGTGCCTGGATTCTTTGCAGGCAGCAAGCTGCCTCACGACAGAGTTCCAGGCCCCTTCAACCTTGCTCGACAAGCCCCCAagcctgcccgccatggccgaggtcCAAGCCCGCCTGCAGTCCCTCTCCGAGGACTACCAGAAGCTGCAGCAAGGTGCGAAACCCTCCCAGCGAGCGTACGGCTCTGACTAGGCGAGGACTACGAGGACGCTGACCCGGGCCGCGAGTGGCAGAGCTGCAAGACACGGTCGCCTCGCGGCAGAAGCTAGAGGGCCAGAAGCAGGAGAACGTCGGCGTGCAAAAGGTGCGGCGAACCGCCTGCGCATGAGCCCGACTGGCTGACTGTTACGCTAGGAGTTTGACAacctgggcgacgatgagacCATCTACAAGCTGGTCGGGCCCGTGCTGCTGAAGCAGGACAAGGTCGAGGCTGAGAGCACGGTCAAGGGACGGCTCGACTTTATCAGCGGCGAGATGTGAGTCACAGGACACGGCGCGTTCGCGCGAGTCCCCAAGGCCCAGCTAATGTGATTTAATCTCTGCAGTTCGCGGCTGGAGGGCAGCATCAAGGAAACGCAGGACaagatggagaagaagaagacggagaTTATTCAGGTGCAGTCACAGGCTCAGCCTCAGGGTAAGCAGTGAGTCCTCGATAGAATCATGCCAATTGCGTCTGCTGCACAAATGATGGAGTCATCTGAAATTGTCCGTCGTAAATGCCAAAAAGGAACATGGACGCCAGCTGCCAAGAAATCACAGACTGCTTCACATCTACCTTAGTACTTGCGCGACAGGCAGCAGGCAGTGACCCTCCCTGACGAGTCTGCGTGTGTTGCCTGACAGGTTTGTCCAGTGAGCCTAGGTACTAATGCAGTAGGCAGAGCCGGCATTCACTCGGGCTGTCACTTGCAGCGGGTGCCGTGACGTGGTGTGTGGGTGCCCCTCGCCTGTTCGTGGCCCCACCCCCTCCCATCCACCTATGTATCCCTCCTCTGTCAAACCACGCGTCTGTCCCCTCGACATCGCTCCCCGTGTCGACGTGCAAACGCCGCGCTGATGGGAGCACACCTACCTCAGCATGATCCGCCGACCTATATCTAGCTCATAGTTGCGTCGCGCGTCGCGCCCGAGACACCAGTCGACGCGGACACGATGGACCGCAGCTCTAGgcccgcgcggccgcagtcggtcgacgagctcgtccggCAGGCCGAGAACTTCAACTTCAACCCAAACATCCCGTTCAAACACtggacgcgcgccgccgacacgctGTACCAGGAAGTGAGCCGTGCACCGGGCCCCGGGCCGTGGCGTATTagctgacgacgagccaGGCACACTTTGCCCTCGCAGATGGCGACTACGGACGGGCCTTTCTCATGCTCTACCGGCACTCGTCGCTAGTCATGAAGCTGGTGTCGCACCCTCACTACCGAGATCCCGATAGCAAGAAGCTGTTCCGGCCGCTCTCGAAGCGCACAAACgctgtcctcgacgacatggagcgcATCAAACCCATCATTGTGGACGAATACGCCGAGTGGGAGCGAATGTCGGGGGGCATCCacacccagcagcagcgcccaggGTCCCGCTACCAAGACTACGCGGCTCGCGATCCTAGCCTGGGCGGGCACGCCAAGGTGCTCGATGCGTCAGAGAACCAGGAGCTGGCAGTTGATCTGGCCCAGCAAGAGCTGGCGCGGAGGGATAGGGCTCGGGAGTCACGGGTGCCTCCGGGAGCAGATGGTCAGCGCGTGAAGGACTGGTACcagggcgatgacggcgacctTCGCAGCCAGATGGAGGCCGCTCGACGTGCCCTGAGCCCCGGCTCCCACGACGAAACGacggacggcgccggcgcccccgCCCAGCAGTACCACTACCCTTCCATCTCCAGGTCTCATGCCGTTTCGTACCAGCCTCAGCCGCGCACCCCGGCGCCTAGCCGGTCGCCAgggcccagccggccgcccaaGGAGGCGCTGCCGGAGCACCAGACCCTGGCGTCCCCGGCCATCCCAAGGAAGGTGCCGCTGgaccggccgccgacgctggccgccgaaCCCCGGCCCGCGGGagcgccacctcggccgaAGAAAGAACGTATAGCGTTCAGGCCTGGTGCATACCTCGAAAACGGCGACCCGATCCGCCCCGTCTTCGTACCAAaccagctgcggcggcggttccTCGAgatcgccgccgacaacacGCGCGCCGGGCTCGAGATGTGCGGGATCCTCTGCGGCACGCCCGTTAACAACGCCTTGTTTGTGCGCTGTCTCCTGATCCCTGACCAAAAGTGCACGACGGACACGTGCGAGACGGAGAACGAGGGAGCCTTGTTCGACTactgcgccggcgaggacctgCTTGTGCTCGGCTGGATCCACACACATCCTACGCAGACGTGCTTTATGAGCTCGCGCGATCTGCACACGCAGGCAGGCTATCAGGTCATGATGCCCGAGAGCATCGCCATCGTGTGCGCTCCTCGGTTTGAGCCCTCGTGCGTGCCCCGTTCCCGCGGACGACGCGTGCCCCTCAGCTGACCAGACAGGTACGGCATCTTCCGCCTCACACACCCTCCCGGCCTCGACCACATCCTCGACTGCAACCACCAGGACACGTTCCACCAGCACTCGATAGACAACATTTACCGGCAGACGGAGCACCCCAATGGCCATGTGTACGAAAGCGATAAGCTGCCGTTCTACGTGCAGGACCTTAGGACCAAGTGAGCGAGGAGTTATGGCGGCCGAGCCCAGTGGCCAGCACGAAGTGTGTATGTGCAGGGGGCGAGACATGCAGCGCGCCCCCAGCACTGATGTACATAtggaggaaagggggggggggggatacTAGACACGAAAAGCGTCCACACGATGGAAACGGCTTGACCTCAATACTAATACACATGCACGACGTACCAATAGCCAAGACCAAGACTACTACCACTCCGTAGTAGCACAAGGATCAAGACCAGAAAAACAATACAGTGCGCTGCCACCCAGCGGGGGTCGGGTGCGACTCGACTCTCCGGGTCGGGGAGGAGCCGTGGTGTCACGCCGCGAACCAATCTGGGCGGTCGGGTTGGCAAGACGCGGGAAAAAGAGAAACGATCAACGGTCCAGGCATGCGTGGCTTGCTGCGTGTCTCAATTGGGACGACTCGACAAGGATGCCCGCTCGACGGGAGCAATGAGGAGGAAGCTCAACGATGATCCACCCACCTGCAGCTGGGTGCCGACGATGGTTGCTTTTTGGGACGCTCTGCAGCGGCTGAGACGAGGCCGGGGGATGGTGCTCGCCGATTGCCTACGAATGGAGCCAGTAATTGCATCGCGagacagggcggcggcgtgccgtACGTGCGTATCACGAAATTATTACTGCTACTACGCCGCAAACGAGATTGCAGCATGGCATTGAGTACTGGACGAGCTGGGAAGCCGGGCCAAGTCCCGTTACACGACAGCTCGCAACACGACCCGGCCATCCAAAATCACCCGACTTGTCTctgccggcagcggcagcggcgacggcgacgacgatggggacgacgacgcgaggCCCGGCCCGCGCATGGGTGGCTTGCACTAGCAACGCAGACCGGGTGCTGTGCTCGTTGCTTTtgctggacgacgagcttcccccctcccaaaCGTTGCGGCATTGATGACCCCCCTTGCTGTCCAGCCGTTACGTAGCACCGacgaccacgtcgacgaTCCTGCACATCATGACGCCGGAGCTGCAAGCGGGGGCCGACCGGCCTTTTCACCACGGCGGCAGAGACGTAGAGATGAATGGACGGGGGGCGGTTCATGGCTTGCGCAATGTCCCGGACAGGCCAAGCGGTGCGACACGCATGCATGCGAGGAGTGCTGTCCGCGCCCTCTGGCGTTTGGTCTCGGCCCGTTCGCGCGTACGGGATATAACTTATAAAGAAGCGTAGCCtcgcacacgcgcgcgccgcagcctcgtGCGGGAGGGAGCCCAAGTTGTATAGACTCAACCGAGATGGCTTCGACTGCGCATACAAACGGTCAGGGCGAGAACGGCGCCAagaacggcgccgcccgcaacggCGTCAATGGCGCGACCAAGAAGTACGCCGCGTAtacggcggcgacgggcagcaaCAAGCCCCAGAATTGGTCGCTGTCGCACTTCCGCCAGGCTtcgcgccggccgctgccCAGTGAGATGGGCGACGGCACGTACCGCGCCGTGGTGAAGCGGGCGTCGCTGACGCAGGACATTCGCAGCGTCGGATGGGCGGGtgagtcctcctcctcctcctccgttACACGGCGGGGACGCACGGGGAGGTCGGTAGAGCTGACAGGGGCGGCGGACAGATCTCAAGACGCTCAAGGAAATCGTggcggccaagctcaagggtGTGACGCAGCAGGATGACAAGACGATGCTCATGGAGCGCACCATCCAGCTCGTGTCAACGATGCCCAACCATTCATCGCGTCAGGAGACGCTCACCAACATCTTCATCGGCCAGCTGTGGGACTCGCTCGACCACCCGCCCCTGCTGTACATGGGCAACGAGTTTCGCTGGCGCCAGCCCGACGGCTCCAACAATGTGGGTGTGGCCCGCGGCGACTGAGGACGAACATGGCTGACCCCGTTCGCAGAACCCCCTGATGCCCAAGCTGGGTGCCGTCGGCACGCCGTACGCGCGCACCGTAAAGCCCGGCAAGAATAACACGGGGGCGCTGCCCGACCCGGAGACCGTGTACGAGTCGGTCATGGCGCGCAGCGACTTCAAGAGGAACCCCAACAACGTGTCGAGCATCCTCTGGTACTGGGcgaccatcatcatccacgGTGAGTGAACCGTcagcgccaccacccctTTGGCCGCTGCCTGAACGTCGCTGATCTGGCAGACCTGTTCTGGACCAATTCCAAGGACGGCAACCAAaacgactcgtcgtcgtaccTCGACCTCTCGCCGCTGTACGGCAACTccaaggaggcgctcgactcGATCCGTACCTTTGAGGACGGCAAGATCAAGCCCGACACTTTTgcggaccgccgcctcctgggTAACCCGCCGGGTGTGTGCATTCTCCTCATCATGTTCAACCGCTTCCACAACCATGTGGTGGAGCggctcgccatcatcaacgacaacaaccGCTTCGCGAAACCGTCCGGGCAGGGgacggccgaggagacggccgaggcgtgggcgcggcgcgacgaggaaCTATTCCAGACGGCGCGGCTCATCACGTCGGGTCTGTACATCAACATCACGCTCGTCGACTACGTCCGCAATATCGTTAACCTCAACCGCGTCGACACGGAGTGGACGCTGGACCCGCGCCAGGAGATGGGCGTGTCGGCGGGGACCTCCAAGGGCTCCGagagcggcgtcggcaacgCCGTGTCGGCCGAGTTCAACCTGTGCTACCGCTGGCACTCGTGCATCTCGCAGATGGACGAGCAGTGGATCGAAGACTTTTACAGgcacctgctcggcgacaaCTACGGCGAGATGAACCTGCAGGTGCTGGTAGCCGCGTTCAGGAAGTTCGAGGCCACGATGCACTCGGACCCGGGCCAGCGCGAGTTCGACAACATGCGACGCGGGCCCGACGggcgcttcgacgacgacgagctggtgCAGCGCCTCGCGACGGCCATCgagcagcccggcggcgcgttcGGGGCGCGCAACGTGCCGCGCATCATGAAGCCGGTGGAGATGCTGGGCATCATCCGTGGCCGCAGGTGGAACCTGGCCGGGCTCAACGAGTTCCGCAAACACTTTGGCCTCAAGGCGTACGCCACGTTTGAGGACATCAACTCGGACcccgaggtcgccgacgcgctgcgcaACCTGTACCAGCACCCGGACCACGTCGAGCTGTACCCGGGCatcgtggccgaggagggcaagacgCCCATGGTGCcgggcgtcggcatcgcgccCACCTACACCATCTCGCGGGTCGTCCTGTCTgacgccgtctcgctcgtGCGCGGCGACCGCCACTACACGACTGACTACCACGCCGGCTACCTGACCCAGTGGGGGTACAACGAGGCCGACTACGACTTCAAGACGAACCACGGCTGCGTCTTCTACAAGCTCTTCCTGCGTGCGTTCCCGGACCACTTCCGCCCGGACTCGGTCTACGCGCACTACCCCATGGTCGTGCCGTCGGAGAACCGCAAGATCCTCACcacgctcgcccgcgccgaccgCTTCAGCTGGgagcgcccgcagcgccgcgcgcgcgtcgtccgcgtggcctcgcccgcggcggccaggcaggtgctcggcgacgtgcaGAGGTACTGCGTGGCGTGGACCGGGCTGGAGGCGCTCGTGGGCCACGCGCGCCTAtcggccggcgcgctcgaccCGGCGCGgctcgacgtgctgctgTACAAGGGCGAGTGGCGGGCGTCCATCAAGGCATTCtatgcggcgacggccgagcgCCTGTTCGCGGAGAAGACGCACCGGCTCAACGGCAAGCAGCAGTGCGACGTGGTGCGCGACGTGGGCAACCTGGCGCACACGCACTTTGCTGCGCGGCTCTTCAACCTGCCGCTCAAGACCAAGGAGAACCCCAAGGGCGTCTTCTCGGAGCAGGAACTGTacacggcgctggcgagcatCTTTGCGGCGCTGTTTCGCGACCTGGACGCCGTGCGGTCGTTcccgctgcgggcgcgggccaagGAAATGGCCTCGCAGctcggcagcatcgtcgagaCCAATGTCaagctggcgacgacgctgggcatgggcggcctgttcacgggcggcaagcccaaggccaaggacggccTCTCGGCGTACGGCGTCAACCTCATCAAGGGCCTCGCCAAGGGCGGGCTCAAGGCGCACGACATCACTTGGGGCCAGGTGAtccccggggcggcggcgctggtgccgaCCGAGGCCCAGGTGTTTGCCGAGGCGGTCAACTACTACCTGACGCCGGcggggcagcggcacgccgacgagattcaccgtctggcggcggcgacacccagcgccgagacggacgcgctgctgctggggtacgcgctcgagggcgcgcggcTGGGCGGCCCGCCGGGCGTCTACCGCGAGGCCAGCGCTGCGGACAGCctggacgggacggcggtgcaggcgggcgacggggtGTACatcacgacggcggcggcggcggcggcggcggcggaagggGTCGAGGGACCCGgacagggcagcagcagcagcagtggtggtggcgtcggcggcgttgaccCGCGACGGCCGATGGTCGCGTACCCGTGGTTCGGGGCCGAGTCGCGGCGCGACGTGAgcgagctggcgctggtggagcTGTTCCGGGCGACGTTCCGGCGCAAGCTGCGGCGGGTGCCGGGGGCGCAGGGCGAGCTGAAGCGGGTGCCGGGCGGCTATCTGACGGAGGACTGGGGCGACGAGGTGCCATTCCCGGCAGCGATGAAGGTGATTTGGGAGTAGCAGAGTGACTCTGGTTGGTGTGTGAAGTTGGTTTTCAATCCATATGGtgttttttcttctcctctGCCGTGTatgggcctcgccgcgggccaaCTCGCTGAGGTGCTCCCCGCTGCTCTCACGGTGGGCCCAGTTGGTGTTTGACGAAATTGATGAAACAACTTTCAGCGACGACGGGATGAAAACCGCAACCACTTCCAACGTGCCAAGAGCTGGACCCCCTCAAACCCAGATGCCGCTGCGCCACAGCGCAGGGGGTAACATTCGATCCATCGAATCCGACCGCAGGAGGGCACGTGCGGCGTCGAATGACGTTGCACGTTGCACGttgccccgccgcccgcctgaTGACAGCGATTgagcgccccgccgcccgctacCTTGGTGGGTGCTCCAGGACAACACAGCAGCACTGCCCAGGCCAAgcccggcaccgccgcgggGACCAGGTGCACTGGAAGAAACCTCcagtagcagcagctgctCTGGAGGCAGACTCGGCGGGGGGCAGCTGCTCGCTCCCCGTCCCTCGCAGCTTCCTCCCAACGCGGCCGAAACTTGAACAGCTTGGCACCTCCATCCCGCTCTCATCTTGTTCCAAACAATGCCCGCCAGCGCTCACCATGGCGAGCTTCCTGCGCAGCAAACAGGCCGGCATCCA from Purpureocillium takamizusanense chromosome 3, complete sequence includes:
- a CDS encoding uncharacterized protein (EggNog:ENOG503PHW3~SECRETED:SignalP(1-18~SECRETED:cutsite=ATA-CD~SECRETED:prob=0.6527)) gives rise to the protein MVKLVAAALALLAAAATACDTACSGASDRDGRCYYSCTDNACHMSGSHHRDEFLNGLSGRGYDCKPEGYNTLSCAKTDNFGGCWSHKWTCGGQC
- the VPS4 gene encoding Vacuolar protein sorting-associated protein 4 (COG:O~EggNog:ENOG503NUSN), which translates into the protein MSTNFRDRAIAEVQKAIAADHAKEYQKAFDLYMSSMELWVKALKWEKNKALKATMQEKMATYLDRAEKLKQFLAAEADNANGGKALMGANGSSTGKGKGAPEDDDSKKLRNALSGAILQERPNVRWEDIAGLEGAKETLKEAVVLPIKFPSLFQGKRQAWKGILLYGPPGTGKSYLAKAVATEANSTFFSISSSDLVSKWMGESERLVKALFSMARENKPSVIFIDEIDALCGPRGEGESEASRRIKTEILVQMDGVGNDSKGILVLGATNIPWQLDAAIRRRFQRRVHIGLPDINGRARMFRLAVGDTDTALQSGDYNILANKSEGFSGSDIANVVQHALMRPVRKILQATHFKPVMKEGKRMLTPCSPGDPDKIEMTYDDVNSDELLAPDVSLKDFEVALEDSHPTVSQEDVQKQVDWTNEFGSEGA
- the VPS4 gene encoding Vacuolar protein sorting-associated protein 4, variant 2 (COG:O~EggNog:ENOG503NUSN) is translated as MSTNFRDRAIAEVQKAIAADHAKEYQKAFDLYMSSMELWVKALKWEKNKALKATMQEKMATYLDRAEKLKQFLAAEADNANGGKALMGANGSSTGKGKGAPEDDDSKKLRNALSGAILQERPNVRWEDIAGLEGAKETLKEAVVLPIKFPSLFQGKRQAWKGILLYGPPGTGKSYLAKAVATEANSTFFSISSSDLVSKWMGESERLVKALFSMARENKPSVIFIDEIDALCGPRGEGESEASRRIKTEILVQMDGVGNDSKGILVLGATNIPWQLDAAIRRRFQRRVHIGLPDINGRARMFRLAVGDTDTALQSGDYNILANKSEGFSGSDIANVVQHALMRPVRKILQATHFKPVSDEWSPAPLLRVCHRDIMLTTAGHERRQADAYTVLTGRSRQD
- the YKE2 gene encoding Prefoldin subunit 6 (COG:O~BUSCO:EOG09265E8A~EggNog:ENOG503P59T) → MAEVQARLQSLSEDYQKLQQELQDTVASRQKLEGQKQENVGVQKEFDNLGDDETIYKLVGPVLLKQDKVEAESTVKGRLDFISGEISRLEGSIKETQDKMEKKKTEIIQVQSQAQPQGKQ
- a CDS encoding Ubiquitinyl hydrolase 1 (EggNog:ENOG503NXWM~COG:T~MEROPS:MER0053242) — translated: MDRSSRPARPQSVDELVRQAENFNFNPNIPFKHWTRAADTLYQEAHFALADGDYGRAFLMLYRHSSLVMKLVSHPHYRDPDSKKLFRPLSKRTNAVLDDMERIKPIIVDEYAEWERMSGGIHTQQQRPGSRYQDYAARDPSLGGHAKVLDASENQELAVDLAQQELARRDRARESRVPPGADGQRVKDWYQGDDGDLRSQMEAARRALSPGSHDETTDGAGAPAQQYHYPSISRSHAVSYQPQPRTPAPSRSPGPSRPPKEALPEHQTLASPAIPRKVPLDRPPTLAAEPRPAGAPPRPKKERIAFRPGAYLENGDPIRPVFVPNQLRRRFLEIAADNTRAGLEMCGILCGTPVNNALFVRCLLIPDQKCTTDTCETENEGALFDYCAGEDLLVLGWIHTHPTQTCFMSSRDLHTQAGYQVMMPESIAIVCAPRFEPSYGIFRLTHPPGLDHILDCNHQDTFHQHSIDNIYRQTEHPNGHVYESDKLPFYVQDLRTK
- a CDS encoding uncharacterized protein (COG:S~EggNog:ENOG503NWZ7); this translates as MASTAHTNGQGENGAKNGAARNGVNGATKKYAAYTAATGSNKPQNWSLSHFRQASRRPLPSEMGDGTYRAVVKRASLTQDIRSVGWADLKTLKEIVAAKLKGVTQQDDKTMLMERTIQLVSTMPNHSSRQETLTNIFIGQLWDSLDHPPLLYMGNEFRWRQPDGSNNNPLMPKLGAVGTPYARTVKPGKNNTGALPDPETVYESVMARSDFKRNPNNVSSILWYWATIIIHDLFWTNSKDGNQNDSSSYLDLSPLYGNSKEALDSIRTFEDGKIKPDTFADRRLLGNPPGVCILLIMFNRFHNHVVERLAIINDNNRFAKPSGQGTAEETAEAWARRDEELFQTARLITSGLYINITLVDYVRNIVNLNRVDTEWTLDPRQEMGVSAGTSKGSESGVGNAVSAEFNLCYRWHSCISQMDEQWIEDFYRHLLGDNYGEMNLQVLVAAFRKFEATMHSDPGQREFDNMRRGPDGRFDDDELVQRLATAIEQPGGAFGARNVPRIMKPVEMLGIIRGRRWNLAGLNEFRKHFGLKAYATFEDINSDPEVADALRNLYQHPDHVELYPGIVAEEGKTPMVPGVGIAPTYTISRVVLSDAVSLVRGDRHYTTDYHAGYLTQWGYNEADYDFKTNHGCVFYKLFLRAFPDHFRPDSVYAHYPMVVPSENRKILTTLARADRFSWERPQRRARVVRVASPAAARQVLGDVQRYCVAWTGLEALVGHARLSAGALDPARLDVLLYKGEWRASIKAFYAATAERLFAEKTHRLNGKQQCDVVRDVGNLAHTHFAARLFNLPLKTKENPKGVFSEQELYTALASIFAALFRDLDAVRSFPLRARAKEMASQLGSIVETNVKLATTLGMGGLFTGGKPKAKDGLSAYGVNLIKGLAKGGLKAHDITWGQVIPGAAALVPTEAQVFAEAVNYYLTPAGQRHADEIHRLAAATPSAETDALLLGYALEGARLGGPPGVYREASAADSLDGTAVQAGDGVYITTAAAAAAAAEGVEGPGQGSSSSSGGGVGGVDPRRPMVAYPWFGAESRRDVSELALVELFRATFRRKLRRVPGAQGELKRVPGGYLTEDWGDEVPFPAAMKVIWE